The Salvelinus alpinus chromosome 25, SLU_Salpinus.1, whole genome shotgun sequence genomic sequence CCTCCAGAAGGTGAGTATTATTCTAATTAACCTTGTAACATTAACCAATGTAGCAATTGTGTAGCAGTCATCTCCTCGTCTTgtgtcctctcctccatttctctgATCAGACAGTGAAAGCCAGCTTAATGCGCTTCCACCATATTGTTTTTTAATCTAAAGTATTTCCTGTTTTTATGAAAAGGAGGAGACAACAGActgttttcttttattttctCCTTAATTTGCCGTTTTCCTCTTTAGACGGGAATTGTAGACTTTAGCTCATACACAATTTAAAATAAACAGCTACTTCCAGTATTCCTGTCTACCTTGGTAAAGCACATCTCTCCCTACACCATGTTTGATTTATATGTTCCACCACCTCACCGTCAACCCAGCATGGAAGAAAAAGAACATGCAACAATGCGCAGCACATCTTGATTCTAAATTCCAAAAGAATATGCCTAGATTGTATCTAAAAACCCACCATTGATTCCCTTGTAACTTTCACAGATGGCACCATCGTTGTGTTGAGGTATAGCTGTTGTTTCAGTGATTTGATAAAAGGCAAACCACCACATACTGTTAGTTTCCTTGTTGTTCCCCAGTGAGTGGAGATGGCAGATCTGATACCCTGTCTCTTGGAAGCTCTGGATACAGCTCCCAGACATAACTACCAGCATCTGACTACTGGTTTGGATCACATAGTTCTGGAACCCTGCTCCTTGAATCTAGAATGGTCTCTCTGACTTCCATTTGAGTGTCTGACTTCAGAGGCCAAAGAGGATTCAAGGAGAAGCCGTGGAGTGGCTCAGAGTGCTGTGGGTCACTCTGATGTCACTCCAGACATTGGGACATGACAGAATAAAGATAGATTACATCTGACACTTTTAACAGAACTGATGGAAAAGTTCAAGTTTGAGAATTACATgcaaaaattcactaacagatgATCAACGTGATACATTGTAAATTCTTTATTATTGTGTAGTGTAATGCTCATCTAGGGACCAGCACTGATAATTAGCATAAGGTTAAATGTGATGGTAAAATGCATCTGACTTGTGTATTAGATATTTTAATATTGACATTTCTAGCAGAGGAATAACATACTGCATcaagtgttatgcacagaattGATCAGCGGTATCAATAGTTTTCATAACAATCCTTATTTCAGGAAGCTAGTCTCCGATAGAGGGACCAACTGTGGACCATGTTGCATGACATAACGAGGTGTTTGTAGGTGAGAAGTTCAGGcagaaataaaatacattttctacTAAACTACAAGATACTGTTGATGTTAAAGGTTTTATTGGCATTTCATGTTATAGTGAATACTCTGAGAGTCTGACAGTACCAATGTGTCAGTATGCATCACATAATGGTTTCTTGAGGAGAAATGTAACAGCTATTTAAATAAGGAAATCCAACACTGTGCCAATTTTAGTTCAGAAAAGTTTTAATAGTTTAAATTGAAGTTGAAAAGAATTAGGTGGAAAAACATAACATACATATTTGCATCAGGTCTAGAAACCATAAAGAACACCGAAGGTCTAGGTCATAGGCTAGGACCTAGAGGAAAGAACTAGTGAAACAAATGGAACTGTGCCACAATGACTTGTCACCCTTGATAAGTAGTCATCTTCCCATTAAGGACCAATGCCACATATCACCATGGTGTCATGAGTACCACTGTCAAACGTTTTGAACGAACAACAAGGCTTAATTCATAACGGTAATAATAaatcctgaattcaaaatattAGTCAAACTAGTAAAGTTAAGGTTAATTATGTTTTTAATAAAGGCCCTTAGTCCTGCATCAATTTGAATAATATTTTGTTAAAAAAAGATATAAAATAAATACCTATGGCCCCTTTTTCTCAGTGTGGGCTTTACTGTCTTGGCCGTCTGAGTCTCTGTCGTCAGCTATTAAGACTTAAAATAATGTCATGGATGTTGTTGAGGTTTTCCCATGTGAATTACTTATTATACTTTATCATTTATAACCTATAGGGGGCCTTAGTTCTAGGATCTGTGACTAACGTAATAccgatttgtaaaaaaataaatacatttttacacaAAAGAGCCTTTGTGAGATACAAGTAGGGCGTTCTGGAAGCAGCTCAATGTGGGTGAGTTGACTCCAAAGAACTCAATGCTAGACTGCAGGACTGAGTTTTCCATAAGAATATTCATGAAATACATATTTGTACACAAATGACCAGGATAAGGGTTCAAACTCACTCACTCCGTCTCACATGACTCAACCTGATTTAATTGTCCACTGAAACTAATTTGCAGGCATACAGAAGGTCCAATGAGATAGGtaacataaaggagactaaagaGATTACCCATAAAGTATTAACCCCTAACTTCATTTCCAGGCAGATCAGTGGTAGACTAGTTACGTTACAAAGGGAAGCAACATGACCGTCTGTTTGGCCTGCACGGTGGTGCTTGTTattagtctactccctacagttgCTCCTTTGAAAACAGTAATGCTTCTGGTAGCTCCCTTAGCATCCATCCACTGTCTTAGTATTACAGTCTACGTGCATCAAGTCAACCCCACTTTCAAAGATACTACACTGACAGCCACAGAGCACAGGAACCATGTCTACAAGATGAGATGAATTGATAAAGATGACATTAGAGCATGCAACTCTACCGGCACACATTACAGTCTAATCTCAAGCAAGTCAGGAAGCGTTTTGTACCATACAGAACAAAGTTGCTTGCCTTCCAATGACTTGTGATCTGCCAGAACCAATGACCCAGTCTCCAGGCTGTCACTGTTTGTTCTCAGCCAGTAAATCTGCTGCCTCATGGACCTATCTGTACTCAGCACAGTGGTTGAGTGACCACACACTGTGCCTGTAAGTGCAAATACCACTGGTGCCTCAGGGCACTTCAAACCAGGCAACACCCCATTCCAGAGAGGTTAACTAACACATTCACACCTTCATGCTGGAAGCTGAACAATGTAAACAGAACAATAATATACCTTTCTCATCTGCACTCCTTCGCAATAAAACAACACTAATCAAAACAGCAAATTATAACCAAAGTCAAGCAAAGACAATAATACTGTGAGATGATTTCTTGTCGTCAGTGACATCTCCTTTCAGAACCCAGCTAGGTTCTAAAGTCCAAGAGCAAGAAGCCCTTTCATCCACATCTTGTAGAGACACAGCAGACCTAAAACCTGTACTGAGAACCTTTCAAAAAACAGTAGTTTAGTTCAACTTGAAATCTTCAAAACATCTCAAGCACTAAAAGCTAAAGAGTTTGTGAGAAATTAATCACCCTTCCTCTCCTAGCATAGTAAAAGAGCCCCATAACTCTCCAAACAGGTTCACAGTTCTTGGCTTGTTTATCTCTCATGAGTTTTCTCCTTCTGCTCCCCACTGGGGCCATTGGGCGGCGGCTTGTTGCTGAAGTTCCAGTCGACAGGGTTGAGGAGCTGCATGGTCTTCTTGTGTGTCCAGATGGGGTTGATGATCACTGTGAGCAGGGCCAGGCCGGTGTAGAAGAGGATGCGCTGGGGCAGAGCTACGTACATGTTCATCTCCCCCCAGTGGCTCCAGCTCACCCACCACATGTAGTACGTGAGCACCATGCGGCAGTGGAACATGTGGATCATCACCCACTGGTTGGCCTTCCAGAATAGCGTCCTCGCCCAGCCCGCCTGGAGGGGAGAGAAAACAGATACTTGTACGGATTGGGCAGGGGATAAAGACTGTCACAGTGTTTGGGGCCGTCGTCATCTATaacaatgtacagtgccttcacaaagtaattaataaaaaaatctaaaactgaaatgtcttgagtcaacaaGTATTCAACATCTTTGTTATGGGAAGCCTACATAAGTCCAGGAGTGAACATTCACATAATAAGTAGCATCTactcattctgtgttcaataatagttgttaacatgattttgaaatgactaccacttctctgtaccccacacatacagataattgtaaggtccctcaatcaagTAGTGAATTTCAGGCACAGATTCAatcaaagaccaggaaggtttccCAATGTCTCATAAAGAAGGGTAACtactggtagatgtgtaaaaataaaTCTGACACTGAATATTAATTTGAGCACGGTGAAGTTATAAAAtcaggctttggatggtgtatcaataaacccagagaatacaaagatacaggcgtccttcctgacTCAGTCACCGGAGAGGAAGGCAACTGCTAAGGGATTTCACCATGTGGCCAATgaggattttaaaacagttacatagtttaataGTTGTGAGAAAAGTGAGGATGGCTCAGCAACATTGTAGTtagtccacaatactaacctaaatgacagagaaaaaaaagtgaagactgtacagaataaaaatattccaaaacatgcatcctgtttgcaacaaggcactaaagtaaaactgctaaaTATGTGGCAAAGAAACAAACTTTttctcctgaatacaaagtgttatgttagaggcaaatccaacacatcacagagtaccattcttcatattttcaagcatggtggcggctgcatcatgttatgggtatgcttctcatcggcagggactagggagttttttttgttgataaaaataaacaatacagctaagcacaggcaaaatcttaagaggaaaacctggttcaatctgctttcccacagacactgggagacaaattcacctttcagcaggacaataacctaaaacacaaggccaaatctacattggagttgcttaccaagatgatatTGAATatttctgagtggcctagttacaattttgacttaaactaggcttgaaaatctatggcaatctttcttatcaaaatatatgagtgttttattttatataaactcactaaaaaaagaaacgtcctctcactgtcaactgcgtttttcccccagcaaacttaacatgtgtaaatatttgtatgaacataagattcaacaactgagacataaactgaacaagttccacagacatgtgactaacagaaatggaataatgtgtccctgaacaaaggggggagggggggggggggtcaaaatcaaaagtaatagtcagtatctggtgtggccaccagctgcattaagtactgcagtgcatttcctcctcatggactgcaccagatttgcccgttcttgctgtgagatgttaccccactcttccaccaaggtacctgcaagttcccggacatttctgggggggaatggccctagccctcaccctccgatccaacaggttccagacgtgctcaatgggattgagatccaggctcttcactggccatggcagaacactgacattcctgtcttgcaggaattcacacacagagcgagcagtatggctggtggcattgtcatgctggagggtcatgtcaggatgagcctgcaggaagggtaccacatgaaggaggaggatgtcttccctgtaacacacagcgttgagattgcctgcaatctcaacaagctcagtccgatgatgctgtgacacaccgccccagaccatgatggaccctccacctccaaatcaatcccgctccagagtacaggcctcggtgtaacgctcattccttcgacgataaatgtgagacaaaaccgcaactcgtcagtgaagagcactttttgccagtcctgtctggtccagcgacggtgggtttgtacacataggcaacattgttgccggtgatgtctggtgaggacctgccttacagcaggcctacaagccctcagtccagcctctctcatcctattgtggacagtctgagcactgatggagggattgtgcgttcctggtgtaactcgggcagttgttgttgccatcctgtacctgtcctgcatgtgttatgttcggatgtaccgatcctgtgcaggtgttgatacacgtggtctgccactgcgaggacgatcagctgtccgtcctgtagcgctttcttaggcgtctcacagtacggacattgcaaattattgccctggccacatctgcagtcctcattcctccttgcagcatgcctaaagcacgttcacgcagatgagcaggtaccctgggcatctttctttttgtgtttttcagagtcagtagaaatacctctttagtgtcctaagttttcataactgtgaccttaattgcctaccgtctgtaagctgttagtgtcttaacgaccgttccacagttaattaattgtttatggttcattgaacaagcatgggaaacagtgtttaaaccctttacaatgaagatctgtgaagttatttggctttttacgaattatctttgaaagacagggtcctgaaaattaGATGTTTCTTTTAAATTTTTCATAAATCTTAGAACTTTACTTCCACTGACATTACTGAGTATTTTTTGTAGACCGTTGACCAAaagttacaattaaatccattttaatcccactttgagaatactttctgaagtgacGTGAAATCTCATGTGACTTTTgtctattttgttattttttttactcctttttcttcccaattaatagttacagtcttgtctcataaCTGCAACTCCCATAAGGacacgggagaggcgaaggtcgagagcctccgaaacacaacccaaccaagccgtactgcttcttgacacaatgctcacttaacccagaaggcagccgcaccaatgtgctaCACCTGGccaccgtgtcagcgtgcactgcacccggcccaccacaggagtcgctagtgcgcgatgggacaaggacatccctgccggtcaaaccctcccctaacccggacgacgctgggccaattgtgcgccaccccatgagTCTCCAGGTCgcagccagctgcgacagagcctggactcgaacccagaatctctaatgACACAgctagcagtgccttagaccactgcgccgctCGGGAGGCCGACTTGGGTCTATTTTTGCCTAGAAATTCCCCTTTCTCAAAATGGCCATCTGTACATTCATCATCGTTGCAAATCATGTCAAGGTGCTGGTCTCAGTGTTGAGTATGTAAACAGAAAAGGGGAATTGAAATCCATCTGTCCTTTTTATGTCTAGCCCACCAGTAAAACAACTGAACTATAAGAAAATGAATAAGCTTACAGTACAGTGTCACAAATGGAGTCAATCAACaaaacagtaacatactgtatagaGAATATGGTGAAagacaccagacagacacaaacactccTTTACCTTTAGTAACATCCAGGAGATGCAGGTGAAGGGTGTGCTCATCTCCAGCAGCAGAGTGACCATGGGCAGGTAATGTCCTAGTGAGTCCCAGACCACCGCCCCAGCAAACCCTGACAGGGCAAAGAAATGATGGGCGGCCAGGGGAAGGTCGAAAGCCCTGAACACCACACTGGAGGCATGCAGCGCCACATTCTCAAACAGAAAGAAGCCTGTGGCTGTGAGCACAGTGAACCAAGACCAGTcctcctgacctctgaccctgtccCTGGACACGGCCGACTCCTCGGTCAGCGCCCGTAGGCCCGCCACCGTGCTCTGGAGGCCAAACGCGGCCCGTGTGGTCGCCAGGTTCCAGAACACCTTCTCCTTAGCCAGCAGAGAGCGGTAGGTCTGGGAGAGAGCCATGGACACCAGGTGGGAGAGGAGGAACACGGCCGTGTAGAAGGCAAAGCCCAGGCCGATGACCTGGAAGCGAAGGCCCCAGGAGAAGTAGCCCGGACTGGGGTCACCGGGGCCCTTGAATGCCGGCAGGGTGCTGGCCTGCTCGGAGATCATGTTGGTTTGtgtgagtggatggatggattatGTCTGTTGAAGGTCTCACAGAGTTGAGTGACCCTGTGATCACTGAAAGATCTCATGGGTTAGTCATCAACCACCCTGCAACAGGAATTAAAGCCAAAACACATTGGTCAATGTTCATAAAATAGTTATGACATGTCAACATTTGCTAGATGGCGTTTGAAAATGACTCTCTATATGTAGCCAAAAACATGATCAGTTATTGTTGACCCAAGATAAGTGATGTCGGTGTATTAACTACCGTCTGTTTGAAATAACACCGAGGCACAAGACGGGAGAAGTGAGTGACTTCACATCTTATTTCGTTTGACAGACGATAACATAAGATATCGGGCACCTTTTTTCGTCTTACCATGGTGTGTCAAATTAAATTAAATCTGATAAATGCAACAACGTGGCAAAATCAGTTAGAAACGTGGTTAGATGGAAGCGAGAAAAGGAGGAAGGTTTACTAAAAACTGAAACATTACAACATTGTTTACACTCTGTTGACTGTAACATTGTTCCACTCAGGCACAATTGCGATACCTTAGCTGCAACATTGTTGCAGGCTGTTTCTCAACTGTATCAGAACAGAATGTACTGACACAAAACAAACAGCTGTTTGTGGCTAGTCGTCGCCATTGTAGCAATAAGTAGTTTTTGTCCTACAAAGCATAAGAATGTGTTACCTTATTTGTTCATTATTGGCAAACATCAGTGTGTACTACTGTGAAATCAAAGATATTCCATCCGATCAGCAGCGGGTTTGTTATCAATttgggcttcttcttcttcttcttcggtgGGGTGTATCGGCGGTTGTCATCCAACGTTATgctgcattaccgccacctactgtactagaGTGTTGGCCAAAGACAGGGAGAAACTAAATTCTACCTGTCAGCCCCGTTGCTCTTAAAAAATATAACAAAATATTTGAGATTATATCTAATGATGTTCTACTCAATATACTCTTTAAACTAATTTCctgtatccccttctccctcatactagatctcagcctctctctttccctctgatacTGTCCACACTGTGTCAGTACATGCTCCACTGTCTCTGTTTCCTGACAATAATCACACTTTCCTGTTGGATGCTTTCCTATCACATTTAAGGTTTTATTCAACcggctgtgtcccacccttaatcTTGAAAAAATAGCCTCCTTTCTTCTGTTCCTTCCTGCCGTCCTCACCTCCACGACTTTCCTCTGTACTTGAAATAAATGCCTGCCCTTAGTATCTCTATTCcactgcaccatcactgtccatatcaggcttttttcCTCTGCCTTGCTCATGGAAACTACAACATCAACATCCCCGCTACGAAGTGCTTGTTGAGCCAGTACATCAACAGCCTCGTTCCCCTCCACCCTCACATATGCTGGGACCCATGTACATCTTATCTGTATACTATCTGCCTAATCCTGCCATGGGTTTGTAGCACCTCGTAAAGCAGGTATGATCTGCTATGTGAAGTAAATGACTGTAGACTCATCAACACTGCACATGAATCAGAGCAAATAACTTCTCTGTCTGGCTTGACTTCCTCCACCCACTGCAAGGCCAATAGTATGGCCATCAGCTCTGCCGTATATACAGCCAGATGATCTGTAATACGTTTCCTGACTGCCACCCCACATTCCTGCTCTACAAATGCTGACCCAGAACATCCTGTACTTGGATCTTTCAAACCATCTGTGTAAATGGCCACAAAATCCTGATACACAGTATCCAGACGTCTCTTAAACAATTCAGATGGATCAACACCCTCCCTATCGTTCTGTAGTCTCTTCAATACTTCTAGATCAACTACTGGAGGCGGGAGTAGCCATGGTGGATTTACAGGAATAGCCACCGTTGGACTAAACTCCCTTCAATACAGTCCCATCTCCTTCGCCTGGGTTTTACCCACCCACCCAAAACTTGTATTCTGTCTTCGCTCATGTTCCCAGCATGCATGTAAAATCCCTTTCGCAGGATGAGACACCCCATGTCCCTGTAGGTTGACCCAATAATTCATTGCCAGCTGCTGTCTCCTAATCTGCAATGGCATATCCCCCATGCAGTGCAGCCACTGAGATCAATTTGGTCGCTAGCAAGAAAACTGAAAATCCCACCCTATGAGTTTCCCTGCTCTCCTATTGGTCAACACTACTCAGGCAAGTGTATTGCTGTGTTTCTATTGGCCCTGGCAAGAAAACAGGAAGTCCCACCCTATGAGTTTCCCTGCTCTCCTATTGGTCAACACTACTCAGGcaagtgtattactgtgtttctatTGGCCCTGGCAAGAAAACAGGAAGTCCCACCCTATGAGTTTCCCTGCTCTCCTATTGGTCAACACTACTCAGGcaagtgtattactgtgtttctatTGGCCCTGAGAACATCATGTTATTAATCCCTAAATCATGTGGTGGCATCTCATCTGCAATGTTTGAGGTATTGTTGTCATATAGATCAGTAATTAGTGAATTATTGAATTACACTGCCACAGCCTATTTACTAGTTTAAATGGAGTAAAGAAAAGCAAATAATGAGACACCACCCAGTCCCTCTCAAACTTTTAAATGTTTTTCATCAAAAAATTAATTGCAGAAGTATTTACATCAGATGATATCAGCAATGATTAAACTACTTTTAAGAGGCAAAATCTTCAAAGTGTTAATTTGAaaaatgtttgtaaaaaaaataaatgcagttgtgATGTGTTTAAAATAACAGAGATTTTAAAAAAGAACAACGACAAAATCAGTAAACATTTCAACATATAAAACATATAAATGCATCTTTGCTGAACAGGTGAATAAATACAAATATCAATGTAACAGTGTCAATAcaaaaagacaatgaataaacaAATCATACATTCAGTATCAGTATTTTGCATGCTATCACAACAGTTTATCAAAATAACCCGAACAAAGTAACAAATTGATAACAAAACACAAGtaaaagcccaaaaaattgtttCAATGAGGCATATATCATATATtaatatatttattatatatatttctttacAAATAAATAATATTTGGCATTATATTCATCCTCACTATAGATATGATATACAAGAGATGAAAATAGTTTAGCTAAATAACTACCTTTTGAATTTGTCTAGTCATTTCACTTTCCGAGATCCAGGAAGTGTCATCTTCGTGTTTTCTCCACGATGTTGCCAAGAAAAAGACCCCTCATAAATAGTAGTGTTCCAAAGCAGATAGACAAAACAAGGCCAAACCAGTAGTGTGGCTATCGATGAAGAGGAACTGTCCTAGTCACCGATGAAACATGTTGGGGAAAGAGGTAAAGTACAGTAGGTGGGGGTTCTACATTTGCTTAAAGAATATTGCAGTTATTTTTCTGCTGCCTTCATTAGAATGAAACTAAACAAAATACTACTTTAATCTGTGGTATCAGTTTCAGACTGTTTTATCTATAGTCAAAATGAAGAtgacaaaataaatcaaatgtaaaaCAAACTACATGCCACATTTACCAGAGACTTTGTTTCCTTCTGAATTCATACCCAATGAGCAGTCATTTTACACCCTCAACCACACCAGCTGACACTATGTCCCATAgacatttgacttgatttgattaaAGCCTGGAAAAACACAGGGTCTCATTGTTTGTCTGGTTATAGCTGAATGACTAGAACTGTCTGGTTGTGTGTGTTCTGCAAGGGTTACCCATTTGGACATACAGTGGAAATAATATGTGGGCATGGAAAGGATATGGTGTAATAAATCAAGGGAAAACAATATTATAAATCCCATGTTAAAAATAATTATACATTAATAACTGAAAAAAAGAACTTGGGCGCCATCTAATGGACTAAATTGGCACTGTTATACTTACAGGTACAACAAATGTAGGCAGCTTACCCTAAATAGATCTGTACTAAGGTTAACCAACAGTAGAGAACCAATGGTTGTCTGTGGCAGGATTGAGAATACGATTTTAGAATATGGCACAATTTGTTATTCTATAAATGGCACTGGTAGTGGTATGTATAAAATGTAACTCT encodes the following:
- the cln8 gene encoding protein CLN8 produces the protein MISEQASTLPAFKGPGDPSPGYFSWGLRFQVIGLGFAFYTAVFLLSHLVSMALSQTYRSLLAKEKVFWNLATTRAAFGLQSTVAGLRALTEESAVSRDRVRGQEDWSWFTVLTATGFFLFENVALHASSVVFRAFDLPLAAHHFFALSGFAGAVVWDSLGHYLPMVTLLLEMSTPFTCISWMLLKAGWARTLFWKANQWVMIHMFHCRMVLTYYMWWVSWSHWGEMNMYVALPQRILFYTGLALLTVIINPIWTHKKTMQLLNPVDWNFSNKPPPNGPSGEQKEKTHER